One genomic segment of Nodularia sp. LEGE 06071 includes these proteins:
- a CDS encoding HU family DNA-binding protein codes for MNKGELVDAVSEKASVTKKQADAVLTAALETIIEAVSSGDKVTLVGFGSFESRERKAREGRNPKTNEKMEIPATRVPAFSAGKLFREKVAPPKEPKEPKE; via the coding sequence ATGAACAAGGGTGAATTAGTTGATGCTGTGTCTGAAAAGGCTAGTGTGACCAAAAAACAAGCCGATGCTGTCTTAACTGCGGCTTTGGAAACGATTATTGAAGCTGTCTCTTCTGGCGATAAAGTAACCCTCGTAGGATTTGGCTCTTTTGAATCACGCGAACGTAAGGCTCGTGAAGGTCGTAACCCCAAAACCAATGAAAAGATGGAAATTCCTGCCACCAGGGTTCCAGCTTTCTCTGCTGGTAAGCTCTTTAGAGAAAAGGTTGCACCCCCAAAAGAACCAAAAGAACCAAAAGAATAG